One region of Populus trichocarpa isolate Nisqually-1 chromosome 4, P.trichocarpa_v4.1, whole genome shotgun sequence genomic DNA includes:
- the LOC7494354 gene encoding dof zinc finger protein 4, translating into MGLSSKQVTSNGLDWSQTLLQERTLELPKPPAIRRQQQQNQLQSESLKCPRCESTNTKFCYYNNYNKSQPRHFCKTCKRHWTKGGTLRNVPVGGGRKNKRPKTSKTNADTTTSTNTASTAAPRTDNSNNMINRVNPQQPIQAQQQKQNLPDLVLGDQKNLSGILYQAMINPPSSVLQQNSISCNNLDTKSFNTNNNGVLLGSSLSLPQIQGSLFPCPSSFDTHPSLICTSSFQPLNVYNYSGESMEDSTITTIMPSTSSTIAQPWQVPNTSSGMDMTNYWNWDDIENYVSTDLNVTWDDSEIKP; encoded by the coding sequence ATGGGGTTGAGTTCTAAGCAGGTTACTAGTAACGGGTTAGATTGGAGCCAGACCCTATTGCAGGAACGGACTTTGGAGCTGCCTAAACCTCCTGCAATAAGGAGGCAACAGCAGCAAAACCAGCTGCAATCCGAGTCCTTGAAGTGTCCAAGGTGTGAGTCAACAAACACAAAGTTCTGTTACTACAACAACTACAACAAGTCACAGCCTAGACATTTTTGCAAGACTTGCAAGAGACACTGGACTAAAGGTGGTACCCTCCGAAATGTTCCTGTTGGTGGTGGCCGGAAAAACAAGAGGccgaaaacatcaaaaacaaatgcTGACACCACCACCTCCACAAACACAGCAAGCACCGCTGCTCCAAGAACCGATAATAGCAACAATATGATCAATAGGGTTAACCCCCAGCAGCCAATTCAAGCTCAGCAACAAAAGCAGAATCTTCCTGATCTTGTACTTGGTGATCAAAAGAATTTATCTGGAATTCTGTATCAAGCAATGATCAATCCACCATCTTCAGTTCTGCAACAGAATTCAATCAGCTGCAACAACTTGGATACCAAAAGTTTCAACACCAACAACAATGGTGTCCTTTTGGGTTCATCTTTGTCTCTACCTCAAATTCAAGGCTCCCTCTTTCCTTGTCCAAGTTCTTTTGACACACACCCATCTTTAATTTGCACCAGCTCCTTTCAGCCCTTAAATGTTTATAACTACTCGGGAGAATCCATGGAGGACTCAACCATCACCACCATCATGCCTTCCACAAGTAGCACTATCGCTCAACCATGGCAAGTGCCAAATACAAGCAGTGGAATGGACATGACAAATTACTGGAATTGGGATGATATAGAGAATTATGTCTCTACTGATCTCAATGTCACATGGGATGATTCTGAAATCAAACCATAA